A DNA window from Pseudodesulfovibrio thermohalotolerans contains the following coding sequences:
- a CDS encoding polyprenyl synthetase family protein, whose translation MDELLRYFNRELPGINDFLDKEADQLSGLVRDVAKHIIGSGGKRIRPMLTLLFARALGYGGDDHHAIACALELLHSATLLHDDYLDDAELRRGREAAHLVFGRTETILAGDALLALANEMGARYGNPRLSWLLAKGIMETAEGEIEEIEFSRDPSLDREAYMRIIIGKTARLIECACRCGAALARASREQEDAAGEFGLNLGIAFQLVDDALDYASPTSETGKPEGGDLKEGKITLPLILLMEAGDEAGAKALIAALRDGTLSEAASRDILDRVREGRYSEKTREEAARYVERAKDCLVGFEPGEELAVLRQAADYVLTRTK comes from the coding sequence ATGGACGAACTTCTGCGATATTTTAACCGGGAACTTCCCGGAATCAATGACTTTCTCGACAAAGAGGCCGACCAGCTCAGCGGGCTGGTCCGTGACGTTGCCAAGCACATCATAGGGTCCGGCGGCAAGCGCATCCGGCCGATGCTCACGCTCTTGTTCGCCCGGGCGCTGGGCTACGGCGGGGACGATCATCACGCCATTGCTTGCGCCTTGGAGCTTCTTCATTCCGCCACCCTGTTGCACGACGACTACCTGGACGACGCCGAGTTGCGGCGCGGCCGGGAAGCGGCCCACCTTGTTTTCGGCCGGACCGAGACCATTCTGGCGGGCGACGCGCTGCTCGCCCTGGCCAACGAGATGGGGGCGCGCTACGGTAATCCCCGCCTGTCCTGGCTGCTGGCCAAGGGCATCATGGAGACGGCCGAGGGCGAGATCGAGGAGATTGAATTTTCCCGCGACCCGTCGCTGGATCGCGAAGCGTACATGCGCATCATCATCGGCAAGACCGCGCGGCTCATCGAGTGCGCCTGCCGGTGCGGAGCGGCTTTGGCCAGGGCCTCCCGCGAGCAGGAGGACGCCGCCGGAGAGTTCGGACTGAACCTGGGCATCGCCTTCCAGTTGGTGGACGACGCCCTGGATTACGCTTCGCCCACGTCCGAGACGGGCAAGCCCGAGGGCGGCGACCTCAAGGAAGGCAAGATAACCCTGCCGCTCATCCTCCTCATGGAGGCTGGAGACGAGGCCGGGGCCAAGGCCCTGATCGCGGCCCTGAGGGACGGAACCCTGAGCGAGGCCGCAAGCCGCGACATCCTGGACCGGGTCCGGGAGGGGCGTTATTCAGAGAAAACCCGCGAAGAAGCCGCCCGCTACGTCGAGAGGGCCAAGGACTGTCTTGTCGGGTTCGAACCCGGCGAAGAGTTGGCCGTGCTCAGGCAGGCCGCGGATTATGTGTTGACCCGAACCAAGTGA
- a CDS encoding DUF2065 domain-containing protein yields the protein MNIDWSLLIAAVGLALVFEGIPYFLFAERMPGLLARMAVQPPKFLRFIGLVAIILGLLVISFGRSLSL from the coding sequence ATGAATATCGACTGGTCGCTTCTCATCGCCGCAGTCGGGTTGGCCCTGGTCTTCGAGGGCATCCCCTATTTCCTGTTCGCCGAACGTATGCCCGGCCTGCTGGCCCGGATGGCCGTGCAGCCGCCGAAGTTTCTGCGCTTCATCGGGCTGGTCGCCATCATTCTCGGCCTTCTTGTCATCTCGTTCGGCCGCTCTTTATCTCTTTAA
- a CDS encoding nucleotide sugar dehydrogenase: MVDFERLRTKEDAIAVVGLGYVGLPLAVALGRHFRVIGVDVSERRVEELKRRVDRTNEVDFATVGDDVDLVFTADLADLEKARLILVAVPTPIDEFRTPDLRPVRGASTSVGRHLQPGSVVVYESTVYPGLTEEVCVPILEAESGLKCGKDFCVGYSPERINPGDKVHRLETITKVVAGQDEPTGKLLQQVYGTVVKAGTHLAANIRTAEAAKVIENTQRDLNIALMNELALIFDTMGIDTLDVLEAAGTKWNFLPFRPGLVGGHCIGVDPYYLTFKAQALGLHPHVILAGREINDTMGKFIAEATIKRLIKSDCKIMGARVGVLGLTFKENVPDLRNTRVVDVLAELEDYGVEVLVHDAEADVDEAREELGVNLRPLEDLRGLDALILAVPHNAYKAFAVKDLKSWFNDPDKALVVDVKGFFDRAELEAEAVDYWRL, from the coding sequence ATGGTTGATTTTGAACGGTTGCGGACCAAGGAAGACGCTATTGCCGTGGTCGGCCTCGGATACGTGGGGCTGCCTCTGGCCGTTGCCTTGGGCCGCCATTTCCGGGTGATCGGCGTGGACGTGTCCGAGCGTCGCGTCGAGGAACTCAAGCGTCGTGTCGATCGGACCAACGAAGTGGATTTCGCCACGGTCGGCGACGATGTGGACCTCGTCTTCACCGCCGATCTGGCTGATCTGGAGAAGGCGCGGCTCATTCTGGTGGCCGTCCCCACCCCCATCGACGAATTTCGCACCCCGGACCTGCGTCCCGTGCGCGGGGCGTCCACCTCGGTGGGCAGGCATCTGCAACCCGGTTCCGTGGTTGTCTACGAATCCACGGTCTACCCCGGCCTGACCGAAGAGGTCTGCGTGCCCATCCTCGAAGCCGAGTCCGGGCTCAAATGCGGTAAGGATTTCTGCGTGGGCTACTCGCCCGAGCGCATCAATCCCGGCGACAAGGTCCACCGGCTGGAGACCATCACCAAGGTCGTGGCCGGGCAGGACGAGCCCACGGGCAAGCTGTTGCAGCAGGTCTACGGCACCGTGGTCAAGGCCGGGACGCATCTGGCCGCGAACATCCGCACGGCCGAGGCCGCCAAGGTCATCGAAAATACGCAGCGCGACCTGAACATCGCGCTCATGAACGAGCTGGCGCTTATCTTCGACACCATGGGCATCGACACCCTGGATGTGCTTGAGGCCGCCGGCACCAAATGGAATTTCCTTCCGTTCCGGCCCGGGCTGGTGGGCGGCCACTGCATCGGCGTGGACCCGTACTACCTGACCTTCAAGGCCCAGGCCCTGGGGCTGCACCCCCATGTCATCCTGGCGGGCCGCGAAATCAACGACACCATGGGCAAGTTCATCGCCGAGGCGACCATCAAACGGCTCATCAAGAGCGATTGCAAGATCATGGGCGCACGTGTGGGCGTGCTCGGACTGACCTTCAAGGAGAACGTCCCGGATCTGCGCAACACCCGTGTGGTGGACGTGCTGGCCGAGCTTGAGGACTACGGCGTGGAGGTGCTGGTTCACGATGCCGAGGCCGACGTCGACGAGGCGCGCGAGGAGCTGGGCGTGAACCTGCGGCCTCTGGAAGATCTGCGCGGGCTGGACGCCCTGATCCTGGCCGTGCCGCACAATGCCTACAAGGCGTTCGCCGTCAAGGACCTGAAGAGCTGGTTCAACGACCCGGACAAGGCTCTGGTGGTGGATGTGAAGGGCTTTTTCGACCGGGCCGAGCTTGAGGCCGAAGCCGTCGATTACTGGCGGCTGTAG
- a CDS encoding ubiquinone/menaquinone biosynthesis methyltransferase: MTASECGSHTGASTHAEHGRRVADMFGRIAGWYDFLNHALSGGQDIYWRYRLAKAARPEAGGAILDLAAGTMDVSVELLRQYPDCRVAALDFALPMLENGKAKKLKRGREKRISPVQADGRNLPLPDNCMAAATIAFGIRNILPRADAYAEFLRVLKPGARLCILEFGTGSKRVWKGLYNFYLDKVLPFLGDRISGDPGAYRYLAETIKSFPDERALGAELLEAGFERVYNVPMMSGIVYLHVAEKPRAGEAVSAKPASEEKGARKKRAVSKKRK, translated from the coding sequence ATGACCGCTTCCGAATGCGGGTCCCATACCGGGGCCTCCACTCATGCCGAGCACGGCAGGCGGGTGGCGGACATGTTCGGCCGCATCGCCGGATGGTACGATTTTCTCAATCACGCCCTGTCAGGGGGCCAGGACATCTACTGGCGATACCGTCTGGCCAAGGCGGCCCGGCCCGAAGCCGGAGGCGCCATCCTTGATCTGGCCGCGGGCACAATGGATGTATCCGTGGAGCTGCTCAGGCAGTATCCGGACTGCCGGGTGGCGGCACTTGATTTCGCCCTGCCCATGCTGGAAAACGGCAAGGCGAAGAAGCTCAAGCGCGGGCGGGAGAAGCGCATTTCCCCGGTCCAGGCCGACGGCCGCAACCTGCCCCTGCCCGACAACTGCATGGCCGCAGCCACCATCGCCTTCGGCATCCGCAACATCCTGCCCCGGGCGGACGCCTACGCCGAGTTCCTGCGGGTCCTCAAGCCCGGAGCGAGGCTTTGCATTCTCGAATTCGGCACCGGGTCCAAGCGGGTCTGGAAGGGCCTTTACAATTTCTATCTCGACAAGGTCCTGCCGTTTCTGGGCGACCGCATTTCCGGTGATCCCGGCGCGTATCGCTATCTGGCCGAGACCATCAAGAGCTTCCCCGACGAACGGGCATTGGGCGCGGAACTGCTTGAAGCCGGCTTCGAGCGGGTTTACAACGTGCCGATGATGTCCGGCATCGTGTATCTGCACGTGGCCGAGAAGCCGCGCGCGGGTGAGGCCGTTTCCGCCAAGCCCGCTTCCGAGGAAAAGGGCGCTCGAAAAAAGAGGGCCGTTTCAAAGAAGCGGAAGTGA
- a CDS encoding FAD-binding oxidoreductase: MPQYAKSLTAAHRAFLTDLFPGDGCVLETEHLNAFSTDASRRRAMPWAAVRPESREQVVELLRWADVERMPVYPRARATGQVGNTVPLWGGVTVSLLRMNRIIDISERDFAAEVEPGVITSDFQEACAGKGLFYPPDPASVKISTMGGNISTCAGGLRAVKYGVTRDWVLGLEAVLPGGRMLTMGGRSHKDVVGLDLKRLFVGADGKLGLITRATVKLIPLPAISSSVLVGFADLAASMDGAMAVFGAGLLPCACEFMDATTLKAVRMGGDIPLAEEAQAALLFKFDGTPEGVAAEVERLREALRPVRPVSIEVGEGEAEEAVWAARRDISPGSYRLRPNKLSEDLSVPRGRVPELVRIAHEAGRDAGLPVLCYGHLGDGNIHTNIMHDAERPDEVRAAHRVKERLFRTAVELGGTISGEHGTGLTKASFVPEQLGAEQVRVMEAVRRVFDPHEIMNPGKGW; this comes from the coding sequence ATGCCGCAATACGCCAAGTCCTTGACCGCCGCCCACAGGGCCTTTCTTACCGATCTGTTTCCCGGGGACGGGTGCGTGCTCGAAACGGAGCATCTCAACGCCTTTTCCACCGACGCAAGCCGCAGGCGGGCCATGCCGTGGGCTGCTGTCCGGCCGGAGAGCCGGGAGCAGGTGGTCGAGCTGTTGCGTTGGGCCGACGTCGAACGGATGCCGGTCTATCCCAGGGCCCGGGCCACCGGACAGGTGGGCAACACGGTGCCGCTGTGGGGCGGCGTGACCGTCTCCCTGCTGCGCATGAACCGGATCATCGACATATCCGAGCGGGATTTCGCGGCCGAGGTGGAGCCGGGGGTGATTACCTCCGATTTTCAGGAGGCGTGTGCCGGCAAGGGACTGTTCTATCCACCGGACCCGGCCAGCGTGAAGATTTCCACCATGGGCGGGAATATTTCCACCTGCGCCGGCGGATTGCGGGCCGTCAAATACGGCGTGACCCGCGACTGGGTGCTCGGCCTCGAAGCCGTGCTTCCCGGCGGCCGGATGCTGACCATGGGCGGGCGTTCCCACAAGGACGTTGTCGGCCTGGACCTGAAGCGGCTCTTCGTGGGCGCGGACGGCAAGCTCGGGCTCATAACCCGGGCCACGGTCAAGCTCATTCCCCTGCCCGCGATTTCAAGTTCGGTCCTGGTGGGTTTCGCCGATCTGGCCGCGTCCATGGACGGGGCCATGGCCGTGTTCGGGGCAGGGCTGTTACCCTGCGCCTGCGAGTTCATGGATGCCACCACCCTCAAGGCCGTGCGCATGGGCGGCGACATCCCCCTGGCCGAGGAGGCCCAGGCCGCGCTGCTCTTCAAGTTCGACGGCACGCCGGAAGGGGTGGCCGCCGAGGTGGAGCGGCTGCGTGAGGCGCTTCGGCCCGTCAGGCCGGTCTCCATCGAGGTGGGCGAGGGCGAAGCCGAGGAGGCTGTCTGGGCCGCGCGCCGGGACATCTCCCCGGGCTCCTACCGGCTCAGGCCGAACAAGCTTTCCGAGGACCTTTCCGTACCGCGCGGCCGAGTGCCCGAACTGGTGCGCATCGCCCACGAGGCGGGCCGCGACGCCGGACTACCGGTGCTTTGCTATGGCCATCTGGGCGACGGCAACATCCACACCAACATCATGCACGACGCGGAACGGCCGGACGAGGTCCGCGCCGCCCACCGGGTCAAGGAACGGCTTTTTCGTACCGCCGTGGAACTGGGCGGGACCATCTCGGGCGAGCACGGCACCGGGCTGACCAAGGCGTCCTTCGTGCCGGAGCAGCTCGGCGCGGAACAGGTGCGCGTCATGGAGGCGGTGCGCCGTGTCTTCGACCCCCACGAGATCATGAATCCCGGCAAGGGATGGTAG
- a CDS encoding DMT family protein, which produces MIFAGLRPWYVAAMASWGIALFEYLIQVPANRLGYTELTLPQLKIMQEVIALAVFAPFCLFYMHQPLKLDYLWAALCLLGAVYFIFRS; this is translated from the coding sequence GTGATTTTCGCTGGACTGCGGCCATGGTATGTGGCGGCCATGGCGAGCTGGGGCATCGCCCTGTTCGAATATCTCATCCAGGTCCCGGCCAACCGGCTGGGCTACACCGAGCTGACCCTGCCGCAGCTCAAGATCATGCAGGAGGTCATCGCACTGGCCGTGTTCGCGCCCTTCTGCCTGTTCTACATGCACCAGCCCCTCAAGCTCGACTACCTGTGGGCGGCCCTCTGCCTGCTCGGGGCGGTCTATTTCATCTTCCGGTCCTGA
- the secA gene encoding preprotein translocase subunit SecA, which yields MLKKIFGSKNDRYLKKLKPIIAQINALEPEMEALSDADFPAKVAAWKGQVAAGEKTLDDLLPECFALVREAGKRAFDPPMRHFDVQLIGGMVLHQGKIAEMKTGEGKTLVATLAVVLNALAGKGVHVVTVNDYLAKRDAEWMGQLYNFLGLTYGVIVHGLNDQERQEAYRADITYGTNNEFGFDYLRDNMKFYKEQLVQRPLNFAIVDEVDSILIDEARTPLIISGPGEKSSGLYRRVDAIVPKLVKSSPMDPEDKDAVPDGDFVLDEKTKSITLTDAGVEKIEGLLGVDNLFDPQNISYQHHVLQAVKAHHCFQRDVEYIVKDDQVVLVDEFTGRLMPGRRLSDGLHQAIEAKENVKVEAENQTLASITFQNYFRMYEKLAGMTGTADTESVEFQQIYGLSVVVIPTNMPMVRQDNADSIYKTQEEKYKAIAEDIGECYRRGQPTLVGTVSIEKSEVLSGLLKKLKVPHNVLNAKQHEREAEIVLEAGHKGKVTIATNMAGRGTDIKLGEGVRELGGLHIIGTERHESRRIDNQLRGRAGRQGDPGSSRFYLALDDDLMRLFGSDRLKGIMEKLGLEDGMAIENKMVSNAIEKSQTRVEAHHYEIRKQLLEYDDVMNQQREAIYGLRRELMESKEVEPIALDYAADLLEEILRPALEMKGGVDKETEESVRARLEEVFNFERFEDWGKSGLPDMEQARKWVDEIFAYLRASTSEHYQEILRYFLLDSLDRNWKEHLLNMDHLRDGIGLRGYGQKDPKQEYKREGFELFSELIYTLKENALRAFSHLRIQAEVRDDEFKHEDTDDLQYTDHESAQEKKAATVRKDAKISRNAPCPCGSGKKYKKCCGA from the coding sequence ATGCTCAAAAAGATCTTCGGTTCCAAGAACGACCGATACCTGAAGAAACTCAAGCCGATCATCGCGCAGATCAATGCGCTCGAACCGGAGATGGAAGCTCTGTCCGACGCCGACTTTCCGGCCAAGGTCGCAGCCTGGAAGGGACAGGTGGCCGCGGGCGAGAAAACCCTGGACGACCTGCTTCCCGAGTGTTTCGCCCTGGTCCGCGAGGCGGGCAAGCGCGCTTTCGATCCGCCCATGCGTCACTTCGACGTGCAGCTCATCGGCGGTATGGTCCTGCATCAGGGCAAGATCGCGGAGATGAAGACAGGTGAGGGCAAGACGCTCGTAGCCACCCTGGCCGTGGTTCTGAACGCCCTGGCCGGCAAGGGCGTCCACGTGGTCACGGTCAACGACTATCTGGCCAAGCGCGACGCCGAGTGGATGGGCCAGCTTTATAATTTCCTCGGTCTGACCTACGGTGTCATCGTCCACGGCTTGAACGACCAGGAGCGTCAGGAGGCCTACCGGGCCGACATCACCTACGGGACCAACAACGAGTTCGGCTTCGACTACCTGCGCGACAACATGAAGTTCTACAAGGAGCAGTTGGTCCAGCGGCCGCTTAACTTCGCCATCGTGGATGAGGTTGACTCCATCCTCATCGACGAGGCGCGGACCCCGCTCATCATTTCCGGTCCGGGCGAGAAGTCTTCCGGGCTGTATCGCCGCGTGGACGCCATCGTGCCCAAGCTGGTCAAGTCCAGTCCCATGGACCCCGAGGACAAGGACGCCGTGCCCGACGGCGACTTTGTCCTGGACGAGAAGACCAAGTCCATCACCCTGACGGACGCGGGCGTGGAGAAGATCGAGGGCCTTCTCGGTGTGGACAACCTGTTCGACCCGCAGAATATTTCCTATCAGCACCATGTGCTTCAGGCGGTCAAGGCGCATCACTGCTTTCAGCGCGACGTGGAGTACATCGTCAAGGACGACCAAGTGGTCCTGGTGGACGAGTTCACCGGCCGCCTCATGCCCGGCCGACGCCTTTCGGACGGCCTGCACCAGGCCATCGAGGCCAAGGAAAACGTCAAGGTCGAGGCCGAGAACCAGACGCTGGCCTCCATCACCTTCCAGAACTATTTCCGCATGTATGAAAAGCTGGCGGGCATGACCGGCACCGCCGACACCGAGTCCGTGGAGTTCCAGCAGATCTACGGTCTCTCGGTGGTGGTCATTCCGACCAACATGCCCATGGTCCGGCAGGACAACGCGGACTCCATCTACAAGACCCAGGAAGAGAAGTACAAGGCCATCGCCGAGGACATCGGGGAATGCTACCGGCGCGGCCAGCCCACCCTGGTCGGCACGGTTTCCATCGAAAAATCCGAGGTCCTTTCCGGCCTGCTCAAGAAGCTCAAGGTCCCGCATAACGTTCTCAACGCCAAGCAGCATGAGCGCGAGGCGGAGATCGTCCTGGAAGCGGGGCACAAGGGCAAGGTGACCATCGCCACCAACATGGCCGGCCGCGGCACCGACATCAAGCTCGGCGAGGGCGTCCGCGAACTGGGCGGCCTGCACATCATCGGCACCGAGCGTCACGAGTCCCGACGCATCGACAACCAGTTGCGCGGCCGCGCCGGACGTCAGGGCGACCCGGGTTCCTCCCGCTTCTACCTCGCCCTGGACGACGACCTCATGCGCCTGTTCGGCTCCGACCGCCTCAAGGGCATCATGGAGAAGCTCGGCCTTGAGGACGGCATGGCCATCGAGAACAAGATGGTTTCCAACGCCATTGAGAAGTCCCAGACCCGAGTGGAGGCGCATCACTACGAAATCCGCAAGCAGCTCCTCGAATACGACGACGTCATGAACCAGCAGCGCGAGGCCATTTACGGCCTGCGACGCGAACTCATGGAGAGCAAGGAAGTCGAGCCCATCGCCCTGGACTACGCCGCCGACCTGCTGGAGGAAATACTTCGGCCCGCCCTGGAGATGAAAGGCGGCGTGGACAAGGAAACCGAGGAATCCGTGCGCGCCCGCCTGGAGGAAGTCTTCAACTTCGAGCGGTTCGAGGACTGGGGAAAGTCCGGCCTGCCCGACATGGAGCAGGCCCGCAAGTGGGTGGATGAAATCTTCGCCTACCTGCGCGCCTCGACCAGCGAGCATTACCAGGAAATTTTGCGCTACTTCCTGCTCGACTCGCTCGACCGCAACTGGAAGGAGCACCTGCTCAACATGGACCACCTGCGCGACGGCATCGGCCTGCGCGGGTACGGTCAGAAGGACCCCAAGCAGGAGTATAAGCGCGAAGGGTTCGAGCTTTTCTCCGAGCTGATCTACACGCTCAAGGAGAACGCTCTGCGCGCCTTCTCTCACCTGCGCATCCAGGCCGAGGTCCGCGACGACGAGTTCAAGCACGAGGATACGGACGACCTGCAGTACACGGACCACGAGTCGGCCCAGGAAAAGAAGGCCGCCACCGTGCGCAAGGACGCCAAGATATCCCGCAACGCCCCCTGCCCCTGCGGCAGCGGCAAGAAATACAAGAAGTGCTGCGGCGCATAG
- a CDS encoding (Fe-S)-binding protein: protein MSDRISQHASHCILCGKCLQVCPLLRATGREELGPRSKSDLCRVLAEDPGRLSEVDAARLAGLCLGCGRCREVCSQGQDVPGLVAALRGAHPNFRSWLWKTWLTRARQLWSPGSKAAGLIPERFRTEKLGPMLKMLAGMTGGPGLDPFLTPKTFPDTYRGERMLLFAGCTANYVQGRWLMAALRLLDGLGADILPDGFVCCGSGLKGAGFADEAGAMAERNVAVWREAGRPRVAVFCASCLAGLAAYDRFESDEERAQWAESLLPLSVAVRDIGFVISDNASERIGYHHPCHAGKGDPDRVFLRHALGDRLIAETDRECCGFGGVMRLAAPGLTEPVNRQCWDALRDADMVLSGCSACLAQLSATAPDRVKVGHWLETIG, encoded by the coding sequence ATGTCCGATCGCATTTCCCAACACGCTTCCCACTGCATCCTTTGCGGCAAGTGTCTTCAGGTCTGCCCGCTCCTGCGGGCCACGGGCCGCGAGGAGCTGGGGCCGCGCTCCAAGTCCGACCTCTGCCGCGTGCTGGCCGAGGACCCGGGGCGGCTGTCCGAAGTGGATGCAGCACGGCTCGCCGGGCTTTGCCTGGGCTGCGGCCGGTGCCGCGAGGTCTGCTCCCAGGGGCAGGACGTGCCCGGCTTGGTGGCGGCCCTGCGTGGGGCGCATCCGAACTTCCGCTCCTGGCTGTGGAAGACCTGGCTAACCCGCGCCCGGCAGCTCTGGTCGCCCGGCTCCAAGGCGGCGGGGCTCATTCCGGAGCGGTTCCGCACCGAGAAGCTCGGCCCCATGCTCAAGATGCTCGCGGGCATGACCGGCGGGCCGGGGCTCGATCCCTTCCTGACGCCGAAGACGTTTCCCGACACGTATCGGGGCGAGCGGATGCTTTTGTTCGCGGGCTGTACGGCCAACTATGTGCAGGGCCGCTGGCTCATGGCCGCCCTGCGGTTGCTTGACGGCCTGGGCGCGGACATTTTGCCGGACGGGTTCGTCTGTTGCGGCTCGGGCCTCAAGGGGGCCGGGTTCGCGGACGAGGCCGGGGCCATGGCCGAACGGAACGTGGCGGTCTGGCGCGAGGCCGGGCGGCCGCGCGTGGCCGTGTTCTGCGCCTCCTGCCTGGCCGGGCTGGCGGCCTACGACCGTTTCGAGTCCGACGAGGAGCGGGCGCAGTGGGCCGAATCCCTTCTTCCCCTGTCGGTTGCTGTACGCGACATCGGATTCGTGATATCCGACAATGCGTCGGAACGTATCGGCTACCACCACCCCTGCCACGCGGGCAAGGGCGACCCGGACCGCGTTTTCCTGCGTCATGCGCTCGGCGACCGGCTGATCGCGGAAACGGACAGGGAGTGCTGCGGTTTCGGCGGGGTCATGCGGTTGGCCGCGCCCGGTCTGACCGAGCCGGTCAACCGGCAGTGCTGGGATGCGCTTCGGGATGCGGACATGGTCCTCTCGGGTTGCTCCGCCTGCCTGGCCCAACTCTCGGCCACCGCGCCGGATCGGGTGAAAGTGGGGCATTGGCTTGAAACCATAGGGTAG
- a CDS encoding DUF3089 domain-containing protein yields MRFIRIVIFSLFFCVGAFCVASFAADSDADDCIPPCPDYAQPASWAALPERPNKNVDVFYVYPTIYFEKSPKNMDVFDEKLRSAAQGLLNAQAGAYSSSANLFAPYYRQVTFACLDPEQDMTQNRYFRIGADDVHRAFDYYLNHLNDGRPFILAAHSQGSVVLLDLLFSRFKNPALRKKLVAAYVIGYSVTREDLARHTWIKPAQGADDIGVVVSWNTQAPGATGSPVLLPGALCINPLNWRTDDTPADRSLNLGAVFFDDAKGEVLRIVPQYTGARIDLATGALVASPPDTFVTGHFPPGVLHKYDYAFWYRNIQRNVNERIDAWFKHYGCD; encoded by the coding sequence ATGCGCTTCATTCGGATCGTAATTTTCTCCTTATTCTTCTGTGTTGGAGCCTTTTGCGTAGCATCGTTCGCGGCGGATTCCGACGCAGACGATTGCATCCCTCCATGCCCGGACTATGCCCAACCGGCCAGTTGGGCCGCGCTGCCGGAACGGCCGAACAAGAATGTGGATGTGTTCTACGTCTACCCGACCATTTATTTCGAGAAGTCCCCGAAAAACATGGATGTGTTCGACGAAAAGCTTCGATCCGCCGCGCAGGGGCTGCTCAATGCCCAGGCCGGGGCATATTCGTCCTCGGCGAATCTGTTCGCGCCGTATTACCGCCAGGTGACCTTCGCCTGCCTCGATCCGGAACAGGACATGACCCAGAACAGGTATTTCCGGATCGGGGCGGACGACGTGCACCGGGCCTTCGATTATTATCTGAACCACCTCAACGATGGGCGTCCGTTCATCCTGGCAGCGCACAGCCAGGGGTCGGTGGTCCTTCTCGACCTGTTGTTCAGCCGGTTCAAGAATCCGGCCCTGCGCAAGAAGCTCGTGGCCGCCTATGTCATCGGCTATTCCGTGACCCGCGAGGATCTCGCGCGCCATACGTGGATCAAGCCCGCGCAGGGGGCGGACGACATCGGGGTGGTGGTGTCCTGGAACACCCAGGCCCCGGGCGCGACAGGGTCGCCGGTGCTGTTGCCCGGCGCCCTCTGCATCAATCCGCTCAACTGGCGGACCGACGACACCCCGGCGGATAGGAGCCTGAATCTCGGGGCGGTTTTCTTTGACGACGCCAAGGGCGAGGTTTTGCGCATCGTGCCGCAATACACGGGGGCGCGCATCGACCTCGCCACCGGCGCGCTGGTGGCCTCGCCGCCGGATACGTTCGTCACCGGGCATTTCCCGCCGGGCGTGCTGCACAAGTACGATTACGCATTCTGGTATCGGAACATCCAGCGCAACGTGAATGAGCGGATAGACGCCTGGTTCAAGCATTACGGGTGTGACTAG
- the mqnB gene encoding futalosine hydrolase has translation MLLVLTATPNEMRAAFPDAPVVVSGGTAEHAVGGRNLLLGVTGVGLVNTALNVGTWLGGRDLDGVVDLGIAGGYDLGETPMGTVCFAWQETWPEYGLLGEDGAADPKAIGFAQGEAEGRKIWNRVKLSPVRDAARMGLALGDGWTRASSVTVSGVTGTPERAGWLKVFCNGQMENMEGFAAAYAAALRELPFLEVRTISNLVGSREPEDWDLKGALRSLKGAADTLFAA, from the coding sequence GTGCTTCTGGTCCTGACCGCCACGCCCAATGAGATGCGGGCCGCCTTTCCCGATGCGCCCGTTGTGGTTTCGGGCGGGACGGCCGAACACGCCGTGGGCGGACGCAACCTGCTGTTGGGCGTGACCGGCGTGGGGCTGGTCAATACTGCCCTGAACGTCGGGACCTGGCTTGGCGGCCGGGACCTGGACGGAGTGGTGGACCTTGGCATCGCCGGGGGGTACGACTTGGGCGAGACGCCCATGGGGACCGTCTGCTTCGCCTGGCAGGAGACCTGGCCGGAATATGGCCTGCTCGGCGAAGACGGCGCGGCCGATCCCAAGGCGATCGGTTTCGCCCAGGGCGAGGCCGAGGGCCGGAAAATATGGAACCGGGTCAAGCTTTCGCCGGTCCGCGACGCCGCCCGCATGGGACTGGCTCTGGGCGACGGCTGGACGCGCGCATCCAGCGTGACCGTGTCCGGTGTGACCGGCACCCCGGAACGGGCCGGTTGGCTCAAGGTTTTTTGCAACGGCCAGATGGAAAACATGGAGGGATTCGCCGCGGCCTACGCCGCAGCCCTCAGGGAGCTGCCTTTCCTGGAGGTGCGGACCATCTCCAACCTTGTGGGTTCCCGCGAACCCGAGGACTGGGACCTCAAGGGCGCGCTACGATCGCTCAAGGGGGCGGCGGACACGCTGTTCGCCGCGTAA